Below is a window of Dromiciops gliroides isolate mDroGli1 chromosome 5, mDroGli1.pri, whole genome shotgun sequence DNA.
ggaaaaaaaaaaaagctgtatgtGGTTAGAAGATGGGGGCATGTGATGGGAGGGAGGAGTCAAAGTGGAGAGAAGGGTCAAGTATGGGCTCTCCCATCTTTCTGTGAATGgatgtgtaaaataaaatttgattgaAAATGGACTTAAGTAAGATAAATcctcttcttttgattttatgaaatgaaaaatatcttCACAAATATCTTCCTCCCCAGGGGGGATAATATAGTAGAAGTAACTTTTCCTTGAGAAAGTTTTAAGAATGGTGGCTGTACTAGGTAgtgtactggataaagcaccagcctcggattcaggaggacatgagttcaaatctgaccttgaacaattgctgcttactagctgtgtgaccctgggcaagtcactcaaccctcattgccccacccaaaaaaaagtaaaaaagaatggTGGCTGTAAAGGACAGGAGTATGCCACTGTCAAGTAAAACTCATTACTTTGTAGCAGTACCTTGTGATCTCTTCTCCAGTCTTATACTCCTCCCTGTGTTTTGCCCAGGCCATTGGAATGTTTCCCATGGATGAGAATCCTCTTAACCACTTGGGTGGTTAACTAGGAAACTGGCAGCCCTggatacttttaattttatatatatacacatatacatatacatatatatttatattatggatagctagattatatttatatatatacatatacatgtatagttatatttatattatggatAGCTAGTTTTGTCTCCAACTCCTTTTTTACTCTGTTTCTTCAATGTCTGATAGTAATATCGGATACAGTATCATCCATCAGTTGATAATTTCATCAGTGATGaggttttgtaaaaataaatgaaattgaatgCCCATTGTGTGTAGCAGAGGCTTAGACTGggggagatagaaaaaaaagcatAGCCACTGCCTTGGGAGCTAAATCTCCCCTAGGAGGGATGGGAGAAAAACAGAAGCAACAGCACATTAGGGCACGTACCGAGAGTACCCAGTTGGACTAGATTCCATGATGCAGAACTTAAGGTATCAGTGACATGAATGCTGagggaatgtggggtgatggaaATGGGGATGATTTCAGGGTTGGGGAGTTTGGTTGACTGAACTTTGGCAAGTAGGTCTGGACTCAACTTGCTCCCCCTCTTTTCCCACGTCCCCCAGAGCTGGGATGTTTGTGTGTAAGTTTTTTGGGGGCTGTGTGCCAAAGATGATGCTAACTCCAGATGACCAGCGACTACTTGCCCATGTCACAGTGGAGCTCCGACAGTACCACCAACTGCTGGAGAAGGTCAGGTGAGTACTCTGATTTCACCTTCCCTCAAACGATTTTCTGGAATTGGGTCCTCCAAGGTCTAACCTTTGACTGTTGCTCTGTACCACCTGTTCCCTCCTAGGATCAGAGATGCCCTTCGCTGTATCCTTACCATCTCACGGCATGGCAACCAGTACATTCAAGTGAACGAGCCCTGGAAGCGGATCAAGGGCAGTGAAGCTGATCGGTAAAGAGATGGGTTGAGAGAAGGctctgactggggcagctaggtggtgcagtggatagagcactggtcctggagtcaggcggacctgagcagacacttgacacttactagctgtgtgaccctgggcaagtcacgtaaccccaattgcctcaccaaaaaaacaacagagaaggCTCTACCTGTGGGCCCCTGACTGACATCTTCTCCACCCTCCACAGACTCCATGCCGGCACAGTGACAGGCGTGGCAGTGAACATGGCTGCCCTGCTCTCCATCATGATGCAGCCCTACATGCCGACAGTCAGCACAACTATCCAGACCCAGCTGCAGTTGCCACCGGTGGCCTGTGCTGTCCTGCCTACTGACTTCCCATGCTTCTTGCCCGCCGGGCACCAGATTGGAATCGTAGGTTATCTTCCAATTATACAAACTATTTCTGAAATTCTCTTTTGTCCTCGGAGCCTTTGCTAAGAAGGAAGAGCTGGTGttacccttctttcctctccaagCTCTCATTCATTTTAGGCCTGGAGTTCCCAAGGCTTCtgcttttcattttcagttttgcaTTTCAGCTTATCTTTCACTCATCCTTAAACATAACATAAGCAGTGCTGTTTATTAGATTCCCCTAAGCCTGATTTGGTCTGGCCCCAGCCGGAGAGGCCTGGGAGGGAGCTGGTTTTGATGATATTATTAGGCAGCCAGCCTCGTCTcctgctttctttcctctgaagcCAATTTCTGCTTTGGCCTTGGCTGTCTCTCAGGTCAGAGTTCTATGGATTATCTTTTCTAAAAGGTTTCAGTCTCTGTTCCCTCCTCgagttttatttcttctgaaactcCTTCAAAGCTTCCTTTCAAGGACGGCCGGTATCAAAGCAGTCGTTCCTTTTATGCAACTGGGCTtaaccttctctttccttccaggTTAGTCCCTTGTTCCAGAAGCTAGAAATCGACCAGATTGAAAGCCTGAGGAAGCGCTTTGGAGGGGGCCAGGTAAGAAGAGGGAGGGCGGCTGTGCAGTTTTACCTCCTGTCCTTAAGTGGCCCTCCCAGCggccctcctcctcttccctctgtttCTTTTCATCCTGTTAGTACCTCACCTGTAGTTTCTCTTTTTCCTGCCTTAGCTAGAAGATCCTTTGGAGCTGAAGGTAATCACTCTCCCTGCTGTTGAGCTGTTAAAGGGATAATTGCAAGCATGTTTCTGTGTGGGGAGGGGTAATTTATGCATGGGGTAAAAATGATCCCCTTATTCCTTCTGAGGCCAAAGTTTCCAAGGCAGAAGCCCCCCCACTACTAGCCGATCCTGAGCAGGTCAAGCTACTGACGGATGCAGTGACAAAACAGGTAGGTTGAGGGCAAAGGGAGGGGGCTGGCCTTGGGGGGATGTACCCACTCCTCATCCCTGCTTTCTGTGACCTCTCAGGGCAACGTTGTCCGAGAGTTGAAGGCACGGAAAGCGGATAAAGCCCAGGTGGCGGCTGAGGTGGCTAAACTGTTGGAACTCAAACAACAGTTGGCCCTGGCTGAAGGGAAGCCTCCTGAACCTCCAAAGggcaagaagaagaaatgaaaatgaaacccGAGACACCATTTGAGTGTGCTTGAGTACAAATCACTTTAATGCAGTGGGTCAGACATAATAAATATAACATCTATATACATGGTGTGTGGCTGCTGGTTGGCACTGGGGAGAGCAGAGAGAAAGGCCTCCGAGTCCCAGCTGCTCAGGACCGGGGCAAGCTGACCATGCGCTCAATCAGGGCCTGGCGCGTCACATCTACCTCCTGGGTCAGTCGTTCGATCTCTCGCTTCAGTCGCTCGTTTTCTGCAGCCAGATGGGCCACCTTTCGTTCATTCTCCTGTTCCTTTTCTTTCACACTTCGCTTCCGCCCTCGAGCTGGGGACTGCTCACTGTGTCTCCGTTTCCTGTTTCTTCCTTGCTCCCCttgcccctcctcctcttcttgggCCAGTGAACTCTGGCTGGACTCAGGAGAGCAAGGGCTCTGGCCATTGCTTGTGATTTCCACGGGCCCAGGCTCCTCAGCTAGCCAGACCAGGGAGGCTGGGTCAAGAGTAGTAAAGGTTTTCAGTTCTTCctataaggaaacaaaaaaatagtgtGACACAGCATTCTGTATACCTGAAAGAACCCTCATCTTAAGAGTCAGAAGATTGGAGTCTTAAGTTGCAGTGtctagtagctatgtgacctggggcgagtcacttttctcatctgtaaaatgggaataataggtATGCTCCCTGCCTCAGGGTTTTAGCAGAACATTGCTCTTGCAGACTTTACCTGTTCTGCTTCAGGGGGTCGGGCATACGCTCCTCCGTTCTCTTCGGAGGACAGCACCTCTTGCAAGTCCTCATACCAGGCCTCTAGCTCCCAGCTAGAGAGTGTCCCAAAGGAGAAGGGCAGTGGTTCAGCTGCCATCTCTGGTTAGGTCAGACTCTGGGGAAAGAGTGTTGGCAATGAGGATACTTCACAAAACAAGCTGCAAATTTTGATAATAACCTCAATATTTGTACAGTACTTTGTGGAAGAATATGAGTTTATGTTCCAGGGTAACATCATTTATCCTACTCTTATGCCAGTGGAAGGTGGGGCCCCAAATTCTAGTGATGAGGCGAGATTTCCCAGCTGTTCTCCAAATAAAAGCCGGCAAAGGGTCATCAAAAAGAatagtgaaggggcagctaggtggtgcagtggataaagcactggccctggattcagaaggacctgagttcaaatccggcctcagacacttgacactagctgtgtgaccctgggcaagtcacttgaccctcactgccccaccaaaagaaaaaaagaatagtgagtCAGACAACTTATGGGGCCAGGAGAAATGAAATGAGCCCATCCAACTTTTAAATATGCCCTGGCATCTTTAAGTATCACTGTGGATATTCTCAAAGCTAAGGGGAAAGGCCTGGTGAAATTTACCTGTTCTCAGGTATGGTGATGTATGAAGATAGACTTTCTTCTGGAACACTGTAgagggtagagagagaaagagataagtTCATTGGAAAGACTGTTTCTGTACTGTACTTCTTTCTCATTCTGAAAGTTGTCTGAGAGCTCTGCTGACCAGTTAGAGTCCATATATCTTCCTCCAAGGTGTGTGTGGGTATAGCTCAAAGAAGAGCctaattcccttttttcttttttgttgctgaCATTCGTCATTCTGattgcaaaatggaaaaaagtccTAGGCAAACCATAGCCTAACCATAACATCCAAATTAGGCCGCAATTAATTGTTGGAGAAGGGACTGGACTggcattttcctgattctgtgtcCCCTTGACAGAGCAGGGACAGCTGCAGCCCAGAGGTGGCAAGCAGCAGCAGGCACAGCAGCTTCTGGGCTCCCAGGGGGCTGGAGATGCAATACCACCCCCAGTATTTCTCTGCTGGGCTGTCAATACCCCATGGGACTCTCCCTTGCCTTCCTGCATACAGGACAGGGCTTTCATCAGCAGTGAGGCCCCAGGCCAGAGGGCTCCAGAGTCAGGAATGGGGCTGGCCTGATGCAATGGTTACACAGGGCTGCCTGGAAAGGGACACAGGGTAGGGGGATCCCCGTCTGCTGGAAGTAGAGTATACCAAATATCACATTCGGGGTCTCTCAAATTGGAGAAATAGCTGTGCTGCATTATCAAAGCTACTAGGCTACGGTAAGAGGAAGTCATTCCCCTCTCGGACTTTGTCATCTTTCCTATTTTCTAAGGGTCCCTTATTTCTAAAATTCTCTGCTGAAAGGAGATGGTGAACACTGGGCCCAAGAGTACAAATCAACAGAATAAATGGCGCCCAGATTGTTGCTAGCGGATTAGGCGGGAGAGAAAGGGTGAGCTCGCTGTGGCCCAAATCCCAAATTATACAGGTTTGGACAGACACCAGCAGAGGGGAGGGCTCCTGACACCTCTCCCTGTGATTGGCCGAGTGGTGACAGTGCTCCCCTCGGGGGTCAGTCTCCTCCCCTCTGCGGGCCGAGCTCACCTTCCACCCCGCCCGAGCCATCACCCTGGTACCCGAAGGGCGCAGCATCCCACAGACTCAGTTTTCCGTgtcagatgggggggggggttgtccttccaaagaagggggaggggggcgtAAACCCTTTCCCATAGTGGATAAGAGGAGCTCACACCTTTTTCGGCGGTGCGGTGGGGTGGGTAGTGAGCTCCCTGAATTTATTAGGATCTTAGGTGTTACGGTTAGAAAGGACTCTGGAAACGACGTTCACGCTTTGGGGGCTCAGTCCCTGGAGTAGGGGGTGGAGTCCCTAATTTTGGGAGGGCAGTAAGTGACACGGGAGGGGAGAAGGTAGGGATGACACTCGCCTCTCTCCTCGGGTCCCGGCTCTGGTTCTGGCTTTGCGGCTGCCACCGggtcatcttcatcatcatctatcCTTTGTCCGGTACTCAAGCGTCTGACCTCGGCTAGGCCTTGGGTCCAGGCCTTTTAAAGCGGCCCTGCCCTCCTCCCAGGGGAGGGGCGGGGTGTCGAGACATCACCCAATAGGTGGGGGGCACGCCAGCTtcggccccgccccgccccctggTCTCCACCACTCAGGAGCTTCGCTGCCCCACTCCGTGCGGGGGTAGAAGTCGCGTTGTACCCGGAAGTGGCTTCGGGTCACGAGGCTCTGGGGAGATGGGTGAGTCATGCGAGTGCGCGCGCGCGGGCGCGCGCGAGCAAGAGCTGCGAGGAAAAGAGGGGAgcggagggaaaggaaggagggctGTGGggccaggagagggagggagatggagtaAGCGAGGAAAGGAGGGCGGAGATGATGCAATGTTTGGCAACCGGTGTCTCCGTGCGCGCACGCGCGCGGGTTGTGGAGGGCGGTAGGAGGCGGGGGCCCGGGCGGCCTGGAGCCGCGGGCGCCCAACTGCCGGGAGCGGCCAACCGCCCCACCCTGGGCCCGCGAATGCCCCGGCGTGGCAGGGGGCCTTCTCGGCCTCCACTGCCTCTCCCAGTCGGGGCCACTTTGAGCAGAGGGAGGCCTGGATGCATTCGAGTCCCCAAATCTaagttctctctccttttacctctCGGCCTCCTTttgctaatctgtaaaatgggttgtgAGGGGCGGGGAGAGAGCGGACTAGATGTCacaaaatcccagctctgatccCTGGGGCTGTCACGGGTTTCCTTCTCTCTCCGCTGAGGGTGACCTTTCCCCCCATTACACACCCTCCCCAATTCCCAACAAAAGCCAGAGGTCTCTAACTTTCACCCTTGGGGTCATGCAAGCAAGCTTCCTCCCAGAAGGCCCTGCCGAGGGTTCTGCCTCTAACCCAGAGAACTCGGATCGGCTCAGTCCTGCTGGACCGAGCCCACTGAGGCAGGGTGTGATGGAAAACAAACGCGTCCTACAGCACATTAGCCATTAAGCGTGCTTGTGCtggagagaaagataaataagCAGTTTATAATCCAGTTGTAAGTAGACCCCAGGAAGTTCTAGGGCACAGTGATTTTTGCACACCAGTCGGCTGAGCACCTATGATAAATGTTGATTGAGAtcaatttttaaagtgctttaattCAATATAACATTAGATGCCTGCTGGGTGCGAAGCACTGCTAGGCTCTTGGGGAGATAAGACACGGTCCCTTTgctcatggagtttacagtctaggaAGAGGATAAGCTGTAATAAACAAAGATACAAAAGTAATACATTATATATTGTGTTGTATATGGAAAAAAACCACACGATAAATGCATGACGTTCATTCTTCCATGAGGAAGCCTTCCTGCAGTTGGGACTTTAAAAGATGGGCTGGGAATCCAGCCAGTGAAGGAACATTACGAGCCCTCCAGTTCGGATTATGTGGAGGGGCGCCGTAATGAAGTATAAGGGGGCTTGACTCCCCTGATTAATACCCCTGGAAGGGATAAGGACGAGGAAAAGGTAGTGATGCCAGCTTATGGAATGCCTTTATTGCCAATACCTTTTTTTAGGAACAaggatatttgaaaataaatgatgCAGCCAGATGGATGCATAAGGGAGATGAGTTTGGCTAGGATGTATAAGAAGGATGTGAGAGCTGCCAATCCCCAGCCACATCACTTAGCCTCTgcgtgcctcagtttgctcatctgtaagatgagaatgCCGCCAATCAAAGGGCGCTGATGGAGCACCAGACAAAGAGGGAAGATTTGATCCGTGCCCTCCTTAAAGCAGAGGCCGAGTGTTCCCGATGGGATATCGCCGAAGCTGTCGTGAGGGCAAGTGGCAGGTGTGCTGTGCTAAAACCGGGGACCTGTTACCTCATGGTCAGCCGAGGATCTTGCTGAACTTGTCATCCCCGCAGAGACCGTGCGCTCTGGGTCGGTGACAGGCGGAGGGAGGTCCTGGGGGACCGGGGGATTAAGAGCtgcccaaccccctccttttaggGATCAGGAAAGGGAGGATCGGAGAGGTTGTGTGACTGGCCCTAGGTCGCCTGGGTGGACAAAGTGGCCTAGTAGGGATTCGCACTCAGGCCCTCGGACTCCCGGCCCAGCCTGTACCGTGCAGCCTCTTCGGGGAGGTGCTGGGCGTTCCAGCGCTTTCGTTCTTCTTGGCTGGCCGGGGCTCGGTCTTGGGGCGGGCCTGGAGAGGTCATTGGTGGACCGGGAATTAGCTCAGATCCCCGCGGGGAGGAGGGACGGGTTTGTTCCCTGGGGGATTGATCGGGGGGAGGGAGGTGCAGGCGCGTGTCCGCATGCGCACTGCGGCCCCTCCCGTTGGTTCGTCGCGGTCCGTGGGGTGGGGGGCCTGACCCCGCCCCTCTCCCGtccgggcggcggcggcggcggcggcggcggcggtggtggcggcggcggcggagcgGCGACCCGCGCGGGGCCTTCTGGGAACGGAATCCCCAGGGCTGCCCCTGGCCCCTATGGCGCATGCGCGGGAGGCCGCTCGGTGATCCGCGGCAGCGGCGGTGCTTCCTGCTAGGACTGGCCGGAGGCTCGGGCTACACCgaccccctaccccccaccccctcacactCACCCACCGGGCCGCGACTGCGCAGGGCGGGGCCGGCCGGCACTATGGGCCGCGGTGAGTGCGGGGGCCCggccccccgcccctccccctcccctcctgccccctccctcctcggcttcttccttcccccctccccccgctctgccctccctccctctcttcgtccctccctccgtccccgctccctccctgctccccctttctccccttcgCCTTCCCTCGGTCCCCATCTCCGCGCCGCTTCCTCTcacctgctccctccctcctcctccctcctcctcctctctcgccctcccctccccctcccccgccaccTACCTCTGGGTCTGTCTCTTGCCTCCTGCGCcgcctccttcctcctcctcccgaCACGGCGCTCACCCCTCCGCCCTCCCCCCAAGTTCCTTCCTACTCGCCAATCTCGCGTCCCCAGGCCGCGGCGGGCCGGCGGCGCGGGGTGACAGGGGTGCCGGGGGGCTTCGGGAAAGGCCGTCAGCGTGGCTAGGGCGGCTGGCGGGGCCCCGGGGCCCTCCTCGCCGGCGGTGCCCTCCGTCGAAACTCAGGGTGGGGGAAATGCAGGAACCTTTAAGGCGCCACAAACGGGGAGGGGGATGGAGCCGAGCCTCTGCTCCCGGGGTCTCGCCCAACGAACGCTAGATGTGTTGGGGGAAACGTCGGGTGGCAGCGGGGACACGAAGGGAGGTCACCCTGGAGGGCTTTGGGGCAAGTAAATCCCGGCGATCCGTGGGCTAAACTGGgtagttttcttggaagaggGAGCCGTGGTGGGTGCGGGCATGCTTTGTGGTGGTCTTTCGACCCCCCTGGGGTAGGGGGCTGCCATCTTCAGACCCCCAGGTCTCGGGGGCGATCCTCTGGGCCCCGGGGGAGCAGTCGGGAGCTCTGCCCCGTCTGAGGTCTTTGAAGACCTCCGGGGACAGTGCCGGGCGCTGTCACCCTCTGCTGACAGGCCCCCCCCTCCCCTGTGTTGCAGGTGTGGGCTAAGCCGGAGGCCCCGGCTTGGACTGGACACCACCATGTTTGCAGAGATGTTCAGGTAGTCGCGCACCGCGGGCATccccctgccccccttccccagaTCCCCGAACGTGCCCCTGACCGCCCTGGGGCTCTTCCTCGGGGTTGCCCAGGCCCATGGAGGAGAGCGACTCGCACTGGTTTCTCCCCTTTCTAGCCAAGCCTTCCCTCATGCCCTGTGCTGTGTCCCTCCCTGCCCTTCTGCCAGTGCCCACCAGAGTGTCTGTGTTGTCAGGCGAATGGGAGCTGAGCGCACACAATGAATGGGGGCAATGAGAGCAGCGAAGCAGACAGAGCTGGGGGCCCGGGGGCCTCCCCTGTCCCTATTGGCTGGCAGCGCTGTGTGCGGGAGGGTGCCGTGCTCTATGTCAGGTATGGACCGTGCCTGGCTGCCTCGTCCATTTCCCCAACCCCGAGCCCCCGGCCCCCTCCGAGCCCCGCACCCTGATCCCGAATCCACGGAAGTTTCCccggccccctccccccaccctccctccccttagACTGTGCTGCCCCACCCAGGAGGATCTTGGAAGTGGCTTAAGTAGCTCTGCCCCTCGGGAGTATTCGCTGACCTTGTGCCCCCTAATCTCATCCTTCCTGACCCTGTTTCTCCCCAGTCCGAGTGGCACAGAGCTGTCTTCCCTGGAGCAAACCCGGAGCTACCTCCTCAGTGACGGGACCTGCAAGTGCGGCCTGGAGTGTCCACTCAATGTCCCAAAGGTCAGCGTGATGAGGGTCAGCAAAGGTGGGGGATCGGGGAGCAAGTCCCAGACCTCTCTGGAAACCCATCCCACTGGCTCTCCTTCCTCAGCCTGTCCATACCCTCTACCATATAGGTTTTCAACTTTGACCCCTTGGCCCTGGTGACCCCGGGCGGGGCAGGGGTGGGGCCGGCAGCTGAGGAGGACATGACCAAGCTGTGCAACCACAGGCGGAAAGCTGTCGCCATGGCAACGCTATACAGAAGCATGGAGACCACCTGTTCACACCCCTCCCCtggtgagagaaagagagggattaGAGGGAACCTAGGAACCTGGGCCCCGGGAGCCAGGGGAGGGGTGCTTCCAAgtctggagggggagggggctgagCAGAGAGACTATGGGGGAGATAGGCCTGAACGGAGTGGGGCTGCTTCATTTGGGGGGCTGGGGTGGCAGAGTCCAGGCAGGCGGAGAGACCTGatagaggtggaagtgaggaatGAGAAGTTCTTGGACGAAGAGGTTCCTGGCTTTGACCCTCTTATTTCTGATCTGTTGCAGGAGGGGGAGCAAGCCCCCAACTGTTCCACACTGTGTCCCCAGGTCCCCCGACTGCCCATCCCCCTTGCCGAGCCCCTCCCATGGCCCCACTTAATGGGGGACCCTGTACTCTACCCCCAGAGCCACTCTCTGTATCTCCTCAGCCCTTTCCCCCCTTATCAGGCCCTGGGGGTGTCTTTCCACCCCCAAGGCCCCCTGACCCAGGTACCCCAGGGGGCAGCAGCAGCCCTTGCTTCCTCCCAAGGGGCAAtgctccctccccagccccgcccccaccccctgctGTCAGTCTCAATGCCTCCCCATACATCTGGGGGACTGCCCTCAGACCCAGCCTGGTCCCTCCAGACCTGGGTTCTCCTCCTGcaccccttctttcctcttcaccACCCACGGGGAGTGGCGAGCACCCTCTGGATCCCCCTTTCCACTGCAGTGATGCCTTAACGCCCTCTCCCCTGCCTCCAAGcaataatctccctggctcttgTGGACCCCCCACTCAGCCACCAGTGTCTTCAGCCTCTATGCACCTGCCCTTGCCCCTGGTCCTGGGGCCTCTGGGAGGGGGTCCCATGGTAGAGGGGACTGGGGCACCCCCATTCCTCGCCAGCAGCCTACTCTCTGCAGCGGCCAAGGCACAGCGCCCCTCACTGCCTCCCCCCAGCACTTTACAGGGCCGAAGGCTTCGAGCCCAGGcgcctcctctcccccaccagcCCTCCCCTCGGTCCCAACGCCGCCCCCGCAGGCCTCCAACTGTTCTTCGATTGCTAGAAGGGGGAGGGCCTCTGATACCCCGGCGCACCCGCCCTCGAGCCCCTGCCCCCCCATCTTTCTCTCACTCGGAACCCTCTAACCCAATCCTTCCCTCTGTGCTTTCCCTTCTGGGGCTCTCTAACCCTCCCCACTCCGATGGAAGCTTTAACCTTTCGGGGTCCGATGTGCCCCttgccccaccccttcccctctcctcaggGAGCCCCCCCCAACCCATGCACCCCATCCAGCCCTCCTTACCTGGGACTAGCAGTGGCAGCCTCAGCAGCATGCCAGGTACTTGGATGTTCTGAAGCAGCTCTCTCCCCATGAGTGACTGGGTTGGGGTAGATGTCACCCCAGGTGTTTGGGTTGAAGATTAGAGGGGAACTCCTTCCATATTGTTTGGGTTAAGACGGGACAGAGAGGCTGTTGGCCCTGGGTAATGGGGTGgggttttcctttcccttttctgactcttccctctcttttttccagGTGCCCCTGCCCCTCCAGCCGCCACCAAAGCCCCCCCGGTCCCCAGCCCTGTCCTTCGAAGCACCCCTGAAGGGATGGGTCCAACctgctctcttccctccctcagtGGGGGGGAGGCCTTCCCCTTTCCCAGCCCAGAGCAGGGCTTGGCATTGGGTGGGGCAGGCTTTCCAGGACTGCTCGGGGCCCTGCCTCTTCCCTTGAGTTTGGGGcagcctcctccccctccattgCTTAGCCACAGTTTGTTGGGTGtgttggctgggggtggggggcaaccTCCCCCTGAGCCTTTCCTGCCTCCTCCTGGGGGTCCAGGGCCCCCCGTGGCCCCAGGTGATCCTGAGGGACCATCACTTTTGGTGGCTTCCCTGCTTCCACCACCCTCTTCGGACCTCCTCCCACCCACTCCAGCCCCTCCCAGCAACCTCCTTGCCTCACTTCTACCCTTACTGGCTTTGGGTCCCCCATCGGGGGATGGGGAAGGACCTGGGGAGGTGGTTGGGGGTCCAAGTGGGGAGTCATTTCCAGGTTTGGGAGACTTGCCCCCCCTGCTGTTTCCCCCCCTCCCAGCCCCGCCTGCCCTCATAGCTTTAAATTCTGCGCTGCTGGCTGCCAGCCTGGACCCCCCTGCAGGGAGCCCCTCCCAGGTGAGGCTGGGACAGCAGAGCAGTAGGTGCTATCAGGGAAGGCCTGGGGGAAGGTGagctggggaggaaggaggtgtTCATCTTCCATGGGGAGGGCGGAGGTTTGAGTGGTGGGCTTGGGTAGTTGGGGCTATCATGGGATCCTGGCCATTTGAGGTCGTTTCTTTTGTCTCAGCCCTGTGTTCTGAGCACCCCCCAACCTGGACCACCTACCTCCAGCGTCACCACGGCAACTACTGACCCCGGGGCCTCCTCTCTGGGCAAGGCCCCTTCCACCTCAGGGAGAACCCCCCCACTCCTCAGCCCTCTGCTGAGTGCCAGCCTGCTGGGTAAGGTGGAAAGTGgtgctgagtgtgtgtgtgtggggggacagCAGATTGATCAGTAGGGAGACTGTCTTGTAAAGCTTGGGGTTAATGCCTTgtgcttgccccccccccccccccgcgttTGCAGAGGCCTCCTAACTTCCTTACCTCATTCTCAGGTGACTTGTCTTCAATGACCAGCAGCCCTGGGACCCTTCCCAGCCTGCTGACCCCCCCAGGCCCTCTTTTCCCTGGCCAGCTTGGGCTCCAGCTCCTCCCTGGGGGAGGcgcccccccacctctctctggGG
It encodes the following:
- the MBD6 gene encoding methyl-CpG-binding domain protein 6 isoform X1, whose amino-acid sequence is MNGGNESSEADRAGGPGASPVPIGWQRCVREGAVLYVSPSGTELSSLEQTRSYLLSDGTCKCGLECPLNVPKVFNFDPLALVTPGGAGVGPAAEEDMTKLCNHRRKAVAMATLYRSMETTCSHPSPGGGASPQLFHTVSPGPPTAHPPCRAPPMAPLNGGPCTLPPEPLSVSPQPFPPLSGPGGVFPPPRPPDPGTPGGSSSPCFLPRGNAPSPAPPPPPAVSLNASPYIWGTALRPSLVPPDLGSPPAPLLSSSPPTGSGEHPLDPPFHCSDALTPSPLPPSNNLPGSCGPPTQPPVSSASMHLPLPLVLGPLGGGPMVEGTGAPPFLASSLLSAAAKAQRPSLPPPSTLQGRRLRAQAPPLPHQPSPRSQRRPRRPPTVLRLLEGGGPLIPRRTRPRAPAPPSFSHSEPSNPILPSVLSLLGLSNPPHSDGSFNLSGSDVPLAPPLPLSSGSPPQPMHPIQPSLPGTSSGSLSSMPGAPAPPAATKAPPVPSPVLRSTPEGMGPTCSLPSLSGGEAFPFPSPEQGLALGGAGFPGLLGALPLPLSLGQPPPPPLLSHSLLGVLAGGGGQPPPEPFLPPPGGPGPPVAPGDPEGPSLLVASLLPPPSSDLLPPTPAPPSNLLASLLPLLALGPPSGDGEGPGEVVGGPSGESFPGLGDLPPLLFPPLPAPPALIALNSALLAASLDPPAGSPSQPCVLSTPQPGPPTSSVTTATTDPGASSLGKAPSTSGRTPPLLSPLLSASLLGDLSSMTSSPGTLPSLLTPPGPLFPGQLGLQLLPGGGAPPPLSGASSPLTCLLQSLQLPTEQPEAPCLPPESPSPTVEPEPARPPLSALAPPQGFPDPPVPELLTGRGSGKRGRRGGGGSRGINGETRPGRGRKPGSRREPSRLALRWGGRGGFNGQMERSPRGPHWQHNGELAEGGTEPKDLPTPVPQPDELKVPPGGVRKSRRGRRRKSNPSRTSSSSRQITLEPSHMSGVAVPLPPRPRPGRPAKNKRRKLAP
- the MBD6 gene encoding methyl-CpG-binding domain protein 6 isoform X2, whose translation is MNGGNESSEADRAGGPGASPVPIGWQRCVREGAVLYVSPSGTELSSLEQTRSYLLSDGTCKCGLECPLNVPKVFNFDPLALVTPGGAGVGPAAEEDMTKLCNHRRKAVAMATLYRSMETTCSHPSPGGGASPQLFHTVSPGPPTAHPPCRAPPMAPLNGGPCTLPPEPLSVSPQPFPPLSGPGGVFPPPRPPDPGTPGGSSSPCFLPRGNAPSPAPPPPPAVSLNASPYIWGTALRPSLVPPDLGSPPAPLLSSSPPTGSGEHPLDPPFHCSDALTPSPLPPSNNLPGSCGPPTQPPVSSASMHLPLPLVLGPLGGGPMVEGTGAPPFLASSLLSAAAKAQRPSLPPPSTLQGRRLRAQAPPLPHQPSPRSQRRPRRPPTVLRLLEGGGPLIPRRTRPRAPAPPSFSHSEPSNPILPSVLSLLGLSNPPHSDGSFNLSGSDVPLAPPLPLSSGSPPQPMHPIQPSLPGTSSGSLSSMPGAPAPPAATKAPPVPSPVLRSTPEGMGPTCSLPSLSGGEAFPFPSPEQGLALGGAGFPGLLGALPLPLSLGQPPPPPLLSHSLLGVLAGGGGQPPPEPFLPPPGGPGPPVAPGDPEGPSLLVASLLPPPSSDLLPPTPAPPSNLLASLLPLLALGPPSGDGEGPGEVVGGPSGESFPGLGDLPPLLFPPLPAPPALIALNSALLAASLDPPAGSPSQPCVLSTPQPGPPTSSVTTATTDPGASSLGKAPSTSGRTPPLLSPLLSASLLGDLSSMTSSPGTLPSLLTPPGPLFPGQLGLQLLPGGGAPPPLSGASSPLTCLLQSLQLPTEQPEAPCLPPESPSPTVEPEPARPPLSALAPPQGFPDPPVPELLTGRGSGKRGRRGGGGSRGINGETRPGRGRKPGSRREPSRLALRWGGRGGFNGQMERSPRGPHWQHNGELAEGGTEPKDLPTPVPQPDELKVPPGGVRKSRRGRRRKSKCSLE
- the DDIT3 gene encoding DNA damage-inducible transcript 3 protein, with product MAAEPLPFSFGTLSSWELEAWYEDLQEVLSSEENGGAYARPPEAEQEELKTFTTLDPASLVWLAEEPGPVEITSNGQSPCSPESSQSSLAQEEEEGQGEQGRNRKRRHSEQSPARGRKRSVKEKEQENERKVAHLAAENERLKREIERLTQEVDVTRQALIERMVSLPRS
- the LOC122728325 gene encoding serine/arginine repetitive matrix protein 1-like, translating into MRHRGQGQPWGFRSQKAPRGSPLRRRRHHRRRRRRRRRPDGRGAGSGPPPHGPRRTNGRGRSAHADTRLHLPPPDQSPREQTRPSSPRGSELIPGPPMTSPGPPQDRAPASQEERKRWNAQHLPEEAARYRLGRESEGLSANPY